A single Eleginops maclovinus isolate JMC-PN-2008 ecotype Puerto Natales chromosome 5, JC_Emac_rtc_rv5, whole genome shotgun sequence DNA region contains:
- the LOC134864415 gene encoding uncharacterized protein LOC134864415 isoform X3, giving the protein MCETDIDIAQLHRNSSSSALKIHLEVSVELQLGDAVTLNLTLYGQTNHSSLHLYPPEEDDNKQEEEEEEDKEGQGKAFYCCLPALPISESANQSHCLLWLANQTVLTATAKEKLPWKRTEKDEWQCLFRVLWLALVSVGLLTIVITVLGRIYWRRNSCQKSKVHPVGYDVAGQGLKDGEMHTEIIIPKANLHHRNHPFISSLSEEQTW; this is encoded by the exons ctctaaaaatacatttggaggTGTCAGTGGAGCTTCAACTTGGGGATGCAGTGACCCTGAATCTCACCTTATATGGCCAGACTAATCACAGCTCCTTACACCTCTATCCACCTGAGGAGGATGACaacaaacaggaggaggaggaggaggaggataaagaAGGACAGGGGAAGGCATTTTACTGCTGCCTCCCTGCCCTTCCCATCTCGGAGTCAGCCAATCAAAGCCACTGTCTCCTTTGGCTCGCCAATCAAACAGTTTTGACTGCAACAGCAAAGGAAAAGCTGCCATGGAAACGGACAGAGAAAG ATGAGTGGCAGTGTCTGTTCAGGGTGCTCTGGCTGGCTCTGGTTAGTGTGGGGCTGCTCACTATAGTCATAACTGTGCTCGGACGAATCTACTGGCGAAGGAACTCATGCC aaaagtCCAAGGTGCATCCTGTTGGTTATGATGTCGCTGGCCAGGGGTTGAAGG ATGGTGAGATGCACACAGAAATCATCATTCCCAAAG CAAATCTGCATCATCGCAACCATCCCTTCATCTCCTCGTTATCAGAGGAGCAGACCTGGTGA
- the LOC134864415 gene encoding uncharacterized protein LOC134864415 isoform X2: MCETDIDIAQLHRNSSSSALKIHLEVSVELQLGDAVTLNLTLYGQTNHSSLHLYPPEEDDNKQEEEEEEDKEGQGKAFYCCLPALPISESANQSHCLLWLANQTVLTATAKEKLPWKRTEKDEWQCLFRVLWLALVSVGLLTIVITVLGRIYWRRNSCQKSKVHPVGYDVAGQGLKDGEMHTEIIIPKGLSTIPEVDTQDNANLHHRNHPFISSLSEEQTW; this comes from the exons ctctaaaaatacatttggaggTGTCAGTGGAGCTTCAACTTGGGGATGCAGTGACCCTGAATCTCACCTTATATGGCCAGACTAATCACAGCTCCTTACACCTCTATCCACCTGAGGAGGATGACaacaaacaggaggaggaggaggaggaggataaagaAGGACAGGGGAAGGCATTTTACTGCTGCCTCCCTGCCCTTCCCATCTCGGAGTCAGCCAATCAAAGCCACTGTCTCCTTTGGCTCGCCAATCAAACAGTTTTGACTGCAACAGCAAAGGAAAAGCTGCCATGGAAACGGACAGAGAAAG ATGAGTGGCAGTGTCTGTTCAGGGTGCTCTGGCTGGCTCTGGTTAGTGTGGGGCTGCTCACTATAGTCATAACTGTGCTCGGACGAATCTACTGGCGAAGGAACTCATGCC aaaagtCCAAGGTGCATCCTGTTGGTTATGATGTCGCTGGCCAGGGGTTGAAGG ATGGTGAGATGCACACAGAAATCATCATTCCCAAAG GACTTTCAACAATTCCAGAAGTTGACACGCAGGATAATG CAAATCTGCATCATCGCAACCATCCCTTCATCTCCTCGTTATCAGAGGAGCAGACCTGGTGA
- the LOC134864415 gene encoding uncharacterized protein LOC134864415 isoform X1 gives MCETDIDIAQLHRNSSSSALKIHLEVSVELQLGDAVTLNLTLYGQTNHSSLHLYPPEEDDNKQEEEEEEDKEGQGKAFYCCLPALPISESANQSHCLLWLANQTVLTATAKEKLPWKRTEKDEWQCLFRVLWLALVSVGLLTIVITVLGRIYWRRNSCQKSKVHPVGYDVAGQGLKDGEMHTEIIIPKGLSTIPEVDTQDNDDILLDGNSEHCYTANLHHRNHPFISSLSEEQTW, from the exons ctctaaaaatacatttggaggTGTCAGTGGAGCTTCAACTTGGGGATGCAGTGACCCTGAATCTCACCTTATATGGCCAGACTAATCACAGCTCCTTACACCTCTATCCACCTGAGGAGGATGACaacaaacaggaggaggaggaggaggaggataaagaAGGACAGGGGAAGGCATTTTACTGCTGCCTCCCTGCCCTTCCCATCTCGGAGTCAGCCAATCAAAGCCACTGTCTCCTTTGGCTCGCCAATCAAACAGTTTTGACTGCAACAGCAAAGGAAAAGCTGCCATGGAAACGGACAGAGAAAG ATGAGTGGCAGTGTCTGTTCAGGGTGCTCTGGCTGGCTCTGGTTAGTGTGGGGCTGCTCACTATAGTCATAACTGTGCTCGGACGAATCTACTGGCGAAGGAACTCATGCC aaaagtCCAAGGTGCATCCTGTTGGTTATGATGTCGCTGGCCAGGGGTTGAAGG ATGGTGAGATGCACACAGAAATCATCATTCCCAAAG GACTTTCAACAATTCCAGAAGTTGACACGCAGGATAATG atgacaTCCTGCTGGATGGTAACAGTGAGCACTGCTATACAG CAAATCTGCATCATCGCAACCATCCCTTCATCTCCTCGTTATCAGAGGAGCAGACCTGGTGA